From the Verrucomicrobiota bacterium genome, one window contains:
- a CDS encoding DUF1553 domain-containing protein produces the protein MKLAPFAILLAAMAATAPAFGAPAKKEAAKKVSYYKEVRPVFQANCQGCHQPAKVKGSYVMTDFKKLLAGGESRLAAIVAKSPDKSNLLKLITPVEGKAEMPEGRKPLHAAEIELIRNWIAQGAVDDTPANAKERYDANHPPVYSLPPVITSLDYSADGQLLAVPGFHEVLLHKADGSGLVARLVGLSERIESVRFSPDGTKLAVAGGLPGRMGEVQVWDVEKRKLLLSVPVTYDTVYGANWSPDGKLIAFGCGDNSVRAIESDTGKEVVFQGAHSDWVLDTTFNAKGDHIISVSRDMTSKLTEVATQRFIDNITSITPNALKGGIHAVAHHPRREEIVFGGSDGIAKVYQIFRTTARQIGDDSNGIFPLEPMLGRVYSVVFSRDGSVIAAGSALDGKGDVFATTYTSSTNPITTDMANVMKKIPASRNAQDQAAIAKYKDSIAKKLFKTPVDAGVFAVAISPDNKTTAAAGSDGVVRLFNTADGSRKGEFLSVKVSEATKALAVKKFEPDAAPATAKTEAGQEKLPPGVKVIALEAEPKTLAIAKWTDSAQVLISARLSNGETVDVTRIAKLDIGSSRTADVTATGVVRAKSNGSTSVKASLGGKSVSIPVKVSGIERQLDTDFIRDVNPVLTKAGCNQGTCHGSKEGKNGFKLSLRGYDANYDVRAFTDELASRRANVASPDDSLMLLKPTAAVPHVGAKVIEPGDLNYRIIREWIGAGAKLDEQSARVAKIELSPQNPVVQRVGSRQQMRVVATYADGSTRDVTTLAFVESSNQDIAKADAHGVVSTLRRGEAAMLARFEGAYAATTVTVMGDRDGFAWSEPEKWNKIDELTAAKWLRMKIQPSGLCTDDEFIRRVYLDLTGVPPGADEVRAFLADTRPTREKRDALVDRLVGGDDYVDHWSNKWADLLQVNSKFLGAEGAKAFRDWIRNEVAKNTPYDEFARKVITASGSNKDNPPASYYKILRKPEDIMENTTHLFLATRFNCNKCHDHPFERWTQDQYYQTAAYFAQVGLKKDPAAGDRQIGGTAVEGGKPLYEIVEDSTSGEVKHERTGKETPPQFPYPATCGPGAKAEKKPSRREQLAAWITAKDNRYFATSFANRIWGYLTGVGIIEPLDDIRAGNPPSNPELLDYLTQEFLKSGFDTRHLMKLITKSRTYQLSVVTHKWNADDKVNFSHATARRLPAEVLFDSIYKVTGAKSNIPGVPAGTRAAALADAVKLPDGFFATMGKPPRESACECERSSDIQLGPVMALISGATVGDAVSAADNAIAKLVADVKDDRALIHEVFLRVLNRPAKPGEIDATLKNWSLIKPDHERVTKELSAYEQVFPGLQKKRETQRATDLADAKVDLADYEKEIAPREAKLDQEQKERVAKAEAELKRFNEQDFPKRAVEFEKKQDLKVAWKAIAAKSAKSTGDLKLKQEDDKSIVVTEGKIPRAVYTVTSDAQPGVLAALRVEALADKKFPKGGPGRAPDGNFVLNEIAVTFAPTGGKPEDTKKLDLTKALADFSQENFEVAKSIDGQNNRQTGWAIAPNGGSTHWATYELKTPLTNTAGGTLTFTLTQQFNGGEEKGYTLGRFRISTTDAKTPGLSQSEELRAILVVAPDARAKEQKDALEKFVRGSDPELAKRNKELAEAKKPRPIDPLLKELQDSVKRLAEPLSPDPKLAQLKRASELSTKHVEQQRLIGAQDLAWALINNPAFLFNR, from the coding sequence ATGAAGCTCGCACCATTTGCAATCCTGCTCGCCGCCATGGCCGCCACGGCCCCGGCCTTCGGCGCGCCCGCGAAGAAGGAAGCCGCCAAGAAGGTCAGCTATTACAAGGAGGTCCGCCCCGTGTTCCAGGCCAACTGCCAGGGCTGTCACCAGCCGGCCAAGGTCAAGGGCAGTTACGTGATGACGGACTTCAAGAAACTGCTTGCCGGCGGCGAGTCCAGGCTCGCGGCCATCGTCGCGAAATCGCCGGACAAGTCGAACCTCCTTAAGCTCATCACGCCCGTGGAAGGCAAGGCCGAGATGCCCGAGGGCAGGAAGCCGCTGCACGCCGCCGAGATCGAGCTCATCCGCAACTGGATTGCGCAGGGCGCAGTGGACGACACGCCCGCGAACGCGAAAGAGCGTTACGACGCAAATCATCCGCCCGTGTATTCCCTGCCGCCGGTGATCACCTCCCTCGACTACTCCGCGGACGGCCAGTTGCTCGCGGTGCCGGGGTTCCACGAAGTGCTCCTTCACAAGGCCGACGGCTCCGGACTCGTCGCCCGGCTCGTCGGCTTGAGCGAGCGCATCGAGTCCGTGCGCTTTTCCCCCGACGGCACGAAGCTCGCCGTTGCCGGTGGATTGCCCGGCCGCATGGGCGAGGTGCAGGTGTGGGACGTGGAAAAGCGCAAGCTGCTCCTCTCGGTGCCCGTCACTTACGACACCGTTTATGGCGCGAACTGGTCGCCCGACGGCAAGCTCATCGCCTTCGGCTGCGGCGACAACTCCGTCCGCGCCATCGAAAGCGACACGGGCAAGGAAGTTGTCTTTCAAGGCGCGCACAGCGACTGGGTGCTCGACACCACGTTCAACGCCAAAGGCGACCACATCATCTCCGTGAGCCGCGACATGACCTCGAAGCTCACCGAGGTCGCCACGCAGCGGTTCATTGACAACATCACGAGCATCACGCCCAACGCCCTCAAGGGCGGCATCCACGCCGTCGCGCATCACCCCAGGCGCGAGGAAATCGTCTTCGGCGGCTCCGACGGCATCGCGAAGGTTTACCAGATCTTTCGCACCACCGCGCGGCAGATTGGCGATGACTCCAATGGCATCTTCCCGCTCGAGCCGATGCTCGGCCGCGTTTACTCGGTCGTGTTCAGCCGCGATGGCAGCGTGATCGCCGCGGGCTCCGCGCTCGACGGCAAGGGCGACGTATTCGCCACCACCTACACCAGCAGCACCAACCCCATCACCACCGACATGGCGAACGTGATGAAGAAGATTCCCGCGAGCCGCAATGCGCAGGACCAGGCCGCCATCGCCAAATACAAGGACAGCATCGCGAAGAAACTCTTCAAGACCCCGGTGGACGCGGGCGTGTTCGCCGTGGCGATTTCGCCGGACAACAAGACCACCGCCGCCGCCGGCTCCGACGGTGTCGTGCGCCTGTTCAACACAGCCGACGGCTCGCGCAAGGGCGAGTTCCTCTCCGTGAAAGTCAGCGAAGCCACGAAGGCGCTCGCGGTGAAGAAGTTCGAGCCCGACGCCGCGCCCGCCACCGCAAAGACCGAGGCCGGGCAGGAGAAACTTCCCCCCGGCGTGAAAGTGATCGCGCTCGAAGCCGAGCCCAAGACCCTCGCGATCGCGAAATGGACCGACAGCGCGCAGGTGCTCATCTCCGCGCGGCTCAGCAACGGCGAAACGGTGGACGTGACGCGCATCGCGAAGCTCGACATCGGCAGCTCGCGCACGGCCGACGTCACGGCGACGGGCGTTGTCCGCGCCAAGTCCAACGGCTCCACATCCGTCAAGGCCAGCCTCGGCGGCAAGAGCGTCAGCATCCCGGTCAAAGTTTCCGGAATCGAGAGACAACTCGACACCGACTTCATCCGCGACGTGAACCCCGTGCTCACCAAAGCCGGGTGCAACCAAGGCACCTGTCACGGCTCCAAGGAAGGCAAGAACGGCTTCAAACTCTCGCTCCGTGGCTACGACGCGAACTACGACGTCCGCGCGTTCACCGACGAACTCGCCTCGCGCCGCGCCAACGTCGCCTCGCCCGACGACTCGCTGATGCTGCTCAAACCCACCGCCGCCGTGCCGCACGTCGGCGCGAAGGTCATCGAACCCGGCGACCTCAACTACCGCATCATCCGCGAATGGATCGGCGCCGGCGCGAAGCTCGACGAGCAGTCCGCGCGCGTCGCGAAGATCGAGCTCTCCCCTCAAAACCCCGTCGTGCAGCGCGTCGGCTCGCGCCAGCAGATGCGGGTGGTGGCCACTTATGCCGACGGCTCGACGCGCGACGTGACGACCCTCGCCTTCGTCGAGAGCAGCAATCAGGACATCGCCAAGGCCGACGCGCACGGCGTGGTCAGCACGCTGCGCCGGGGCGAGGCCGCGATGCTCGCGCGCTTCGAGGGCGCCTACGCCGCGACGACCGTGACCGTGATGGGCGACCGCGACGGCTTCGCGTGGAGCGAGCCCGAGAAATGGAACAAGATTGACGAACTGACCGCCGCGAAGTGGCTGCGGATGAAGATCCAGCCGAGCGGGCTTTGCACCGACGACGAGTTCATCCGCCGCGTGTATCTCGACCTCACCGGCGTGCCGCCCGGCGCGGACGAGGTGAGGGCCTTCCTCGCCGACACGCGCCCGACCCGCGAGAAGCGAGACGCGCTCGTGGACAGGCTCGTCGGCGGAGACGACTACGTGGACCACTGGTCCAACAAGTGGGCCGACCTCTTGCAGGTGAACTCGAAGTTCCTCGGCGCGGAGGGCGCGAAGGCCTTCCGCGACTGGATTCGCAACGAAGTCGCGAAGAACACGCCCTACGACGAATTCGCGCGCAAAGTCATCACCGCAAGCGGCTCCAACAAGGACAACCCGCCCGCGAGCTACTACAAGATTCTCCGCAAGCCCGAGGACATCATGGAGAACACGACGCACCTGTTCCTCGCCACGCGCTTCAACTGCAACAAGTGCCACGACCATCCGTTCGAGCGTTGGACGCAGGACCAGTATTACCAGACCGCCGCCTACTTCGCGCAAGTCGGGCTGAAGAAGGACCCCGCCGCGGGAGACAGGCAGATAGGCGGCACGGCGGTCGAGGGCGGCAAGCCGCTCTATGAAATCGTCGAGGACTCCACCAGCGGCGAAGTGAAACACGAGCGCACCGGCAAGGAAACGCCGCCGCAGTTCCCGTATCCCGCCACGTGCGGCCCCGGGGCAAAGGCCGAGAAAAAGCCGTCGCGTCGCGAACAGCTCGCCGCGTGGATCACCGCGAAGGACAACCGCTACTTCGCCACCAGCTTCGCCAACCGCATCTGGGGCTACCTCACCGGCGTCGGCATCATCGAACCGCTCGACGACATCCGCGCGGGCAACCCGCCAAGCAATCCCGAACTGCTCGACTACCTCACGCAGGAGTTCCTCAAGAGCGGATTCGACACGCGTCACTTGATGAAGCTCATCACCAAGTCGCGCACCTACCAACTCTCGGTCGTGACACACAAGTGGAACGCCGACGACAAGGTCAACTTCAGCCACGCCACCGCGCGACGCCTGCCGGCCGAGGTGCTTTTCGACAGCATCTACAAGGTCACCGGCGCGAAGTCGAACATCCCGGGCGTGCCCGCTGGAACGCGCGCCGCCGCGCTGGCGGACGCGGTGAAACTACCCGACGGCTTCTTCGCGACCATGGGCAAGCCGCCGCGCGAATCCGCGTGCGAGTGCGAACGCTCGAGCGACATCCAGCTCGGGCCCGTGATGGCGCTCATCTCCGGCGCGACCGTCGGCGACGCCGTGAGCGCCGCGGACAATGCCATCGCCAAGCTTGTCGCCGATGTGAAGGACGACCGCGCGCTCATCCACGAGGTATTCCTGCGTGTGCTCAACCGACCCGCGAAGCCCGGCGAAATTGACGCGACACTCAAGAACTGGTCGCTCATCAAGCCCGACCACGAGCGTGTGACCAAGGAGCTCTCCGCCTACGAGCAGGTCTTCCCCGGCCTCCAGAAGAAGCGCGAGACGCAACGCGCCACCGACCTTGCCGATGCCAAGGTGGACCTCGCGGACTACGAAAAGGAGATCGCCCCGCGCGAGGCGAAGCTCGATCAGGAACAAAAGGAGCGCGTCGCGAAGGCCGAGGCGGAGTTGAAGCGCTTTAACGAGCAGGATTTTCCGAAGCGCGCGGTCGAGTTCGAGAAGAAGCAGGACCTCAAGGTCGCGTGGAAGGCCATCGCCGCGAAGTCCGCCAAGTCCACCGGCGACCTCAAGCTCAAGCAAGAGGACGACAAATCCATTGTCGTCACCGAAGGCAAGATTCCGCGCGCGGTTTACACCGTCACGTCGGACGCGCAACCCGGCGTGCTCGCGGCGCTGCGCGTCGAGGCGCTCGCGGACAAGAAGTTCCCCAAGGGCGGCCCCGGTCGCGCGCCGGACGGCAACTTTGTGCTCAATGAAATCGCCGTGACGTTCGCGCCGACAGGCGGCAAGCCGGAGGACACGAAGAAGCTCGACCTCACCAAGGCGCTTGCGGATTTCAGCCAGGAGAACTTCGAGGTCGCCAAGTCCATCGACGGGCAGAACAACCGGCAGACCGGCTGGGCCATCGCGCCCAACGGCGGCTCGACCCACTGGGCGACCTACGAATTGAAGACGCCGCTGACGAATACGGCGGGCGGCACGCTGACCTTCACGCTCACGCAGCAGTTCAACGGAGGCGAGGAAAAGGGCTACACGCTCGGTCGCTTCCGGATCTCAACCACGGATGCGAAGACGCCCGGCTTGAGCCAGTCCGAGGAACTGCGCGCCATTCTCGTGGTCGCGCCCGATGCGCGCGCCAAGGAGCAGAAGGACGCGCTGGAGAAATTCGTGCGCGGCAGCGATCCCGAACTCGCCAAGCGCAACAAGGAACTCGCCGAAGCGAAGAAGCCGCGGCCGATTGATCCGCTCTTGAAGGAACTGCAGGACT